CTCATCCAGCAGGTCGTTCATGGAGGAAGATATCCGGCGGGCCGAATCGACCAGATCGGACCTTACCTCACGGATATCGGGCAACGCCAGCTCGGCCGCCGCCGACGGGGTGGGCGCCCGGAGGTCGGCCACCAGGTCGGAGATGGTGAAGTCCACCTCGTGACCCACCGCCGAGATCACCGGGATACGGGAATTGAAGATGGCCCGGGCCAATATCTCCTCGTTGAAGGCCCACAGGTCCTCGGCTGAGCCGCCTCCCCGGCCCACTATCAAAAGATCGATCTTGCCGTATTGGTTGAGGTCTTCCACCGCCCGGGCGATCTTTTCGGCCGCCCCTACTCCCTGCACCGGCACCGGACACAGGATCAGCTCTATTCCCGGCCACCGGCGACGGGCCACCTTGACCATGTCCCGGAGGGCCGCCCCGGTGGGCGAGGTGACGATCCCGATGGTTCTGGGATAGGCCGGCAGTTCCTGCTTGAATTCCGCATCGAACAGCCCCTCCTCGGCCAGCTTTTTTTTCAGACGCTCGAAGGCCTGGGCCAGCTCGCCGTATCCCGCCACCTGCAGCTGCTGGACACTGAGCTGATACTGCCCGGCTCGGTCGAAGACCGTGACGTCCCCCTGGACCACCACCTGCATGCCGTCCTGGGGCATCAGCATCAGGTCTTTGGCGTAGCTGCGGAACATCACGCAACGCACCTGGCTGCCGGCGTCCTTCAGCGAGAAGTACAGATGCCCGGAACTGTGGACCGTCAGGTTGGATATCTCGCCCTGCACCCACAGCCGGGGGAAGCTGTTCTCCAGCACCCGCTTGATCTCGCCGGTCAGTTGTGTAACGGAAAGTATTATTCTTTTATCGTCAGGCATGGAGTTTAATTGAACACGGATTAGACGGATTTATACGGATTCACGCAGATCATTTCTTGGAGGGTAACAACACTATTTCCTGATCTGTCATCCTGAGGACACACCCAAACGTGGCTGGGCGTTGGATGACAGCTTCACCCATTCAACTTGCAAAGCATGCTGCCAATCTCAGGGTGACAGACTGCCTCGTCATTCTGATTTATGCTAACAATTTAGTTTCACAAAGAATCTATCAAAACATTCGAAAACTGCCAAATCCTTCGATACTCAGGCAAACCGTTATTCTCATGATGACGAAAGTGACGGCAAAGGCTTGCCCCCACGATGCGATGCAAACCTTGTCATCCTGAGGACACACCCAAACGCGGCTGGGCGTGGGATGACGGCTTCACCCATTCAACCTGCGAGGCAAGGTGCATTTCTCAGGGTGACAGTTCCTACCCGGTGAGGTCAGTTCTGCAATCTCGCCGCTATCACGCAGTTCTTCAACAGCATGGCCACGGTCATCAGGCCCACCCCGCCGGGGACCGGCGAGATGTAGGCCGCCACCTGGGAGGCCGATTCAAAATCCACGTCGCCCACCAGGCCGTAGCCCGATCTCTTGGAGGCGTCCGGGATGCGGTTGGTGCCCACATCTATCACCGTACAGTTGCTGTTTAGCATATCGCCGGTGATCAGGCCCGGCACTCCGGCCGCGGCGATGACGATATCGGCCTGCTTGGTGTAATAGGACAGCCCCTTGGTGCCGGTATGGCAGACGGTGACCGTGGCGTTGCCGCGTTCCGATTTTTGGGCCAGCATGTTGGCCAGCGGCCGGCCCACGATGTTGGAGCGTCCCACTATCACCACGTACTGCCCGGATATCTTGATATTGTAGCGCACCAGCAGTTCTATCACCCCGGCCGGGGTGGCCGGCAAAAAGCGCGGCCGGCCCAGCATCAGCAATCCGACGTTCTCCGGATGGAAACAGTCCACGTCCTTTAGCGGATGGATGGACTCGAAGGCCCTCTCCTCGGACAGCCCCTTGGGCACCGGGGATTGCACCAAAATACCGTGGACGTTCTTGTCGTTGTTGAGTTTCTCCACCTGGGCCAGCAGTTGCTCCTGGGTGGTATTCTCCGGCATTTCTATGACGGTGGACTTGATACCGGCCTCTTCGCAGGCCTTGTGCTTGTTGCGGACATACACCTGCGACCCGGGATCGGAACCGACGATGATCACCGCCAAACGCGGCACTGTCCCCTGTCCCCTGAGAACTGTTACCTCGTCAGCTACTTCCTGCCGTATCTCGGCAGATATTATTTTACCGTCTATGATTTGGACCATATTTATTACATCCCCGTTTCATGGTCATTTATGACCATTGATGATATCCAGCGATAGGTTTCAACCTATCGCAAACTATCGCAAACATACCACCAATGTATCATATTCACCCTAATCACAGCGATACCATAAATGATATCGCTGGTTATCATCAAGGTTCTTCCGAACCTTCACAATCTTCGAATTCCTTTAGTAACTCGCCCTTTTTATGGTGCTCTTTCTGCCCGCTGATATAAATTTTGATCCTTGGCACAGCATGTTTGCTCACGGATAAAACGCCATAACCGTTTTGCCAATATAATTGTTTTTTGCCTTGGAAATGTTTATTTACATCGTACGATGAACTGCCTTTTAACGCATGGGCTACATCGGATATCAATTGTGCCGGACGCAAGGATAACAATATATGGACATGATCCTCCGTGCCGTTTATCGCCAATAAATGATAACCTTCTTGTTTGCATTTTTGCCCGATGCATGCGAATAAATAACGCTCTATCTCTTCGTCAATATACGGTTTGTCATCCTTGGTGTGCCAAACAAAATGATAAAACAATTCGTAATGAACCTTCGGCATATTATAATACCGCCACAATCTTTTAACACAAACCCGTTTTCAGGCCGCCCCAGCGGCCTTGTTGACTTGCCAGCGATAGGTTTCAACCTATCGCAAAATAAATGACAATATAAGAAATGAATTTTATCCCCCATTACAGCGATACCATGAATGATATCGCTGGTTTTCACCAAGGCTTGCCCAGGCAAGCCTGCCCGTTTTCAGGCCGCCCCAGCGGCCTTGTTGATTTTCCAGCGATAGGTTTCAACCTATCGCAAAATAAATGACAATATAAGAAATGAATTTTATCCCCCATCACAGCGATACCATAAATGATATCGCTGGTTAGCATCAAGGTTCTTCCGAACCTCCATTTCAGGCCGCACCAGCGGCCTTGTTGACTTTCCAGCGGTAGGTTTCAACCTATCGCTTTATCCATCGCTGCCTACACCCCTGCCGGATCTCGGCAGATATTATTTTACCGTCGATGATTTGTGACATCGTTTTATTACAGGTTTCTTGTATTTTTTTCGTTTTTCAAGTACTACAGTTTGTGATGTTGCTTGGCTATGGTTTTTGTAAGTAGACCAACTTGGATAGTATTTTTCTGTTTGATTGCCAAAAACATCCCAGCCCTCACGTTTACCCCGGGCAAACAATTCCAGATATGGACCAGAGCTGCATTTTTCAATTATTTTATACAATTCATCAGGTTTTCTAGAATGCTCTTGTTTTTGTGTTCTAATTATATTTACTTGAGATCTGCCGGGGCCTAGTGTTCTAACTTTACCTCTTATACCAAACAAAACTACCTCGGTTGTATTTCTGAAATAAAAGCCAACCCCTCTTCCGTCTGGGCCGCCATCTTTTCTTACTTTATGCCATATCATATTTGTTTTATATTCAAAACCCCAAGCCTTCATAACCTCTAAACCTTCAGGCAAAAGAGCATTGGGTACCCATAAATATAAATGGCTTTTTTCAGCCGCTACAATAGGAATGGGCATTTCTTTAATCTGATCTAACGATAAGGTATCATATCTGTTTAATCTTTTATGCTCTGGGGCAACCTTACCTGATCTATTATTAAAGCGCCATGGCGGATCGGCAAGAATAGTGCCGTATTTTTTACTTTTAAAATTATTAACAAATATTTCAGCAATAGTCGGTTCCATTTTCAACAACTCTCTTTATATAATTTTTCAGTTATACCTAAAACTAAAATGGGACACCCGGCCCCACCGCCGCCTTGTATTCTAGGTATCAACTTCGACATATGAGTCGTTGAAGCACCATAGGAACTGCCACGACCCAACTTGTCAAATATTTCTTGAAGTTGATCACATCTTGTAATTATTACCCCAACACTAATTGCTCTCAAATCAAACAATAAACGAAAATTGTTTAAGTCTCTATCAAAAAATGGATCTTTGTTATTCCATTCAATTTCTAAAGCAACACGATTTTTATAACAATCTACTTTATGGGTTGGCGAGTCTGATGTGCGTTCATCTACTTTAACTGATGTTTTGAATTCTTTTTCTACCCAACCCTTTTCGGACAAATATCCATCAATTGCGCTGGCTACTTTCGATTTTCCGCCACCACCTACTGTAATCCAACTTTTACAAAGCTTAAATTGTTTTAGAAGTTCAACAATATCTGTCCATTCATTTGGAAAATCATTTTTTAAAATTGCACAAGCATGCTTCCATTCGTGCACTTCATAGTTGTCTCTTATTTCTTTCGGAAGTAACGTTATTCCCATAATGCCTCTTAAGAATTTTATTGTTTTTAAGATTCTTGAATTCTGGAAATGCTTTGTGCACGTCCTATTTTCTCATCTACCTCTACCACCACCCCGTTGAACCTCACATCCCCCTCGGCCACCTCGAACTTGGTGGGCAGTTGGGTCAAAAACTTCTCGATGATCGGCTCCTTCTCCATGCCTATCACGCTGTCGAACCCGCCGGTCATCCCGGCGTCGGTGATATAGGCCGTGCCCTGGGGCAGCACCCGCTGGTCGGCGGTCATCACGTGGGTGTGGGTACCTATCACGGCGGAAACCCGGCCATCTAAGTACCAGCCCAAAGCGATCTTCTCGGAGGTGGCCTCGGCGTGCATGTCCACGATGATGATGTCGGTCTCTTTCTTCAGCCCGGCGATCACCTGGTCGGCAATTCTGAACGGGCAATCCACCGCCGGCATGAACACCCGGCCCAGCAGGTTGAAGACCCCGACCTTGCGGCCCTGCTTGTCCTCATAGACCCCGAAGCTGGTGCCCGGCACCTCCGGCGGATAATTGGCCGGCCTCAGTAGGCGCGGCTCTTTCTTCAGCCGGGGCAGAATGTCCTTCTTGTCCCATAGATGATTGCCGGAAGTGACCACGTCTATGCCCAGGGCAAAAAGGTTGTCCAGCACCGCCGGGGTCAGGCCGAAGCCGGCCGCGGCGTTCTCCCCGTTGGCTATCACAAAATCTATTTGATGTTCTTCGACCAGCCCAGGCAGAAGCTTCTCCACCGCCATGCGGCCCGGCCGCCCGATGATATCCCCGATAAAAAGAATTTTCATTTTCCCACTAATATTCCATCAAAATGTCACCCTGAGAAATCTTCCTTGCCTGTCAAGTTGAACGGGTGACCTATACTCATCCTTCAACCTGTGTTGCCCGGAAGTACCCATTCAAAGGTTAAAAGAATGCCTGTTTCAGGACAAGCTCTCAGGATGATGCTAAAAAGCGGTCCCCGAATAACTAATAACTATTAACTGATAACTAATTTACTTGGCGTATCCTATCCCCCGCGTTTCGCGGATGACCGTCACCTTGATCTGCCCGGGATACTGCAGCGAGGACTCCACCTTGTGGGCGATCTCGTTGGCCATCTCGGTGGTCCGGCTGTCGCTGACCTCCTCCGGGGTGACGATGATCCGGACCTCGCGCCCGGCCTGGATGGCGTAAGCCTTGCTGACCCCGCTGAACGAATAGGCCACCTCCTCCAGCTTCTCCAAACGCTTGACGTAGGCCTCCAGCGATTCCCGGCGGGCGCCCGGCCTGGCCCCGGAGATGGCGTCGGCCGCCGCGATCAGCACCGAGATGGGCGAGATGAACTCGATATCCTCATGGTGGGCGCCGACGGCGTTGATCACTATGGCCGACTCTCCGTAGCGCTTGGCGATGTCCATGCCGATCTGGCTGTGGGTGCCCTCGATGTTGTGGTCCACCGCCTTGCCGATGTCATGCAGCAGCCCGGCTCGCTTGGCCAGGGCCGAATCCAGCTCCAGCTCACCGGCCATCATGCTGGCCAGAAAAGCCACTTCCTTGGAGTGCTGCAGGACGTTCTGGCCGTAGCTGGTGCGGTATTTGAGCCGTCCCAGCAGCAGCAGCAGTTCGGGATGCAGTCCCGGCACCCCCACCTCCAGGGCCAGTGATTCCCCGGCCTCCTTGATGCTGCGGTCCACATCCTTCTGGGCCTTTTCGATGACCTCCTCGATGCGGGCCGGCTGGATCCGCCCGTCGGACACCAGCTTCTCCATGGCCATCCGGGCCACCTCCCGGCGCACCGGGTCGAAGGCCGAGATCACGATGGCCTCCGGGGTGTCGTCGATCAGCACCTCCACCCCGGTGGCGGCCTCGAAAGCCCGGATATTGCGGCCCTCCCGGCCGATGATCCGGCCCTTCATCTCGTCGCTGGCCAGCGGCACCACCGACACGGTGGTCTCGGCGGTGTGCTCCCCGGCGTAGCGCTGGACCGCCATGGAGATGATCTGGCGGGCCTCCTTCTCGGCGTTCTCCTTGGCCTCGTCGCGGATGACCTTCATCATCTGGGCGGACTCGTGGCGCACCTGGGTCTCCAGGTTCTGCATCAGTATCTTTTTGGCCTCCTCCTGGGTCAGGCCGGCGATCTGCTCCAGTTTGGTGTTCTGTTCGTCGATCAGGGTGGTCAGGCGCTCGTCCTTGGCCCGGATCACCCGCTCCTTGGCCACCAGCTCCCGCTCCCGGACCTCGACGTCCTTCTCCTTGCGGTTGATGATGTCCACCTTGTGGTCGATCTGCTTTTCCTTCTCGGTTATCCGGTGCTCGTAATCCTTGAGCTCCTGGCGCCGGCTCTGGGTCTCCTTTTCAAAATTGGTCTTCAGCCGGTACGATTCCTCCTTGGCCTGCACCGCCGCCGCCTTCTTGTAGGTGGCCGCCTCGCGCTGGGCCTCGGCGATCACCTTCTCGGCCAGCTTCTCGGCCCCGGCCAGTTTGGCCTCGGAGATCTTCTGATGTATCAAATATCCCAAAAAGGACCCCAGTCCGGTGCCGGCCACGGCAATAATTATCCAGATCACTGTCATCATCTGTCTTTCCCTTCCTGTTTATATGTAAAAAGTGTCGCGTTAAAAATGTTTTTCGTTAACCGTACCTGTCACACTGAGAAATTTTCCCGCCCGGCAGGTTGAAGTGCGACAGATAAAATAGTCATCCTTCAATCAGGGTTGCCTCGAAGTGCCCCTTCAAAGGTTAAAAAAATGCCTGTTTCAGGGCAAGCTCTCAGAATGACCTCAGCCGAGTTGACTTTATAAACCAATAAAAATTCCCCGCCTGTGTCGGGCAAACGGCATCTTTGAACCCATTCAAAAGGTGGTACCTCCTCAACCGTTTCAGGCTTCCCCTTGCGGGGCATGCACACCGCGATCGAAGGTTAGGTCCATTAAGAATAGGCGTTGGCTCAAAAAATATCCGCTGGCTTCGAGCACTGCAGGGAAAATGAATGAACTCCGTATAGGCCAAATATACTACCGTTGGACCGGATTTGCAAGCCCTTTTTGAAAAATATTTTCCGGCCCCAAACTTTTTATTCGCCGATCTGCTCCAGCCGGTGGCTGAGCTTCTCCATGGCCTTCTCGCGCTCCTGTCTTTCCCGGAACAGCTCGTCGGC
The nucleotide sequence above comes from Candidatus Edwardsbacteria bacterium RifOxyA12_full_54_48. Encoded proteins:
- a CDS encoding exodeoxyribonuclease VII large subunit; the encoded protein is MPDDKRIILSVTQLTGEIKRVLENSFPRLWVQGEISNLTVHSSGHLYFSLKDAGSQVRCVMFRSYAKDLMLMPQDGMQVVVQGDVTVFDRAGQYQLSVQQLQVAGYGELAQAFERLKKKLAEEGLFDAEFKQELPAYPRTIGIVTSPTGAALRDMVKVARRRWPGIELILCPVPVQGVGAAEKIARAVEDLNQYGKIDLLIVGRGGGSAEDLWAFNEEILARAIFNSRIPVISAVGHEVDFTISDLVADLRAPTPSAAAELALPDIREVRSDLVDSARRISSSMNDLLDEAGSRLTSIQRSYGLNRLQDMLSQKSQQLDWAGTALNNKITDRVSSYDNRLQGQALALKALDPKNTLKRGYSICRDQNGRVVVSSKTLDKGKLITAEFHAGKAQMTVEETIP
- a CDS encoding bifunctional 5,10-methylene-tetrahydrofolate dehydrogenase/5,10-methylene-tetrahydrofolate cyclohydrolase — its product is MVQIIDGKIISAEIRQEVADEVTVLRGQGTVPRLAVIIVGSDPGSQVYVRNKHKACEEAGIKSTVIEMPENTTQEQLLAQVEKLNNDKNVHGILVQSPVPKGLSEERAFESIHPLKDVDCFHPENVGLLMLGRPRFLPATPAGVIELLVRYNIKISGQYVVIVGRSNIVGRPLANMLAQKSERGNATVTVCHTGTKGLSYYTKQADIVIAAAGVPGLITGDMLNSNCTVIDVGTNRIPDASKRSGYGLVGDVDFESASQVAAYISPVPGGVGLMTVAMLLKNCVIAARLQN
- a CDS encoding metallophosphoesterase, giving the protein MKILFIGDIIGRPGRMAVEKLLPGLVEEHQIDFVIANGENAAAGFGLTPAVLDNLFALGIDVVTSGNHLWDKKDILPRLKKEPRLLRPANYPPEVPGTSFGVYEDKQGRKVGVFNLLGRVFMPAVDCPFRIADQVIAGLKKETDIIIVDMHAEATSEKIALGWYLDGRVSAVIGTHTHVMTADQRVLPQGTAYITDAGMTGGFDSVIGMEKEPIIEKFLTQLPTKFEVAEGDVRFNGVVVEVDEKIGRAQSISRIQES
- a CDS encoding ribonuclease Y → MMTVIWIIIAVAGTGLGSFLGYLIHQKISEAKLAGAEKLAEKVIAEAQREAATYKKAAAVQAKEESYRLKTNFEKETQSRRQELKDYEHRITEKEKQIDHKVDIINRKEKDVEVRERELVAKERVIRAKDERLTTLIDEQNTKLEQIAGLTQEEAKKILMQNLETQVRHESAQMMKVIRDEAKENAEKEARQIISMAVQRYAGEHTAETTVSVVPLASDEMKGRIIGREGRNIRAFEAATGVEVLIDDTPEAIVISAFDPVRREVARMAMEKLVSDGRIQPARIEEVIEKAQKDVDRSIKEAGESLALEVGVPGLHPELLLLLGRLKYRTSYGQNVLQHSKEVAFLASMMAGELELDSALAKRAGLLHDIGKAVDHNIEGTHSQIGMDIAKRYGESAIVINAVGAHHEDIEFISPISVLIAAADAISGARPGARRESLEAYVKRLEKLEEVAYSFSGVSKAYAIQAGREVRIIVTPEEVSDSRTTEMANEIAHKVESSLQYPGQIKVTVIRETRGIGYAK